The following is a genomic window from Brevibacterium limosum.
CGCTCCTTCGAGCACGTCGATGCCGTATTCGTCGGCGAAGTCACTAAGAGTCTGACGATCCGGGGTGCCCGCACCCTGCATGATAAGTGACTTCCGGTAGTTGTCCTCGGGAGTGCCTCCCACGCAGCTGATGTAGCGCTTGTGCGAACCGGGCATGATCATCAGCGGGCCGTTGAATGAGTAGTTGTCCGTCAGCGACAGCGAAAGACTCACCGCGCGCGGAGTGGGCATTCCGTCCTCAGCATGCCAGGTCTCGAAGTCCGAATGCCAGGAGAACTCCTTGCCGACGAACCCCGGCTTGTAGTTGATCCGGCTCTGATGGATATATACATCAGTACCGAGGATCTGACGTGCACGATCGACTAAGCGCGGATCGTTCGCGATCTTTCTGAAGATCTCATTGGTGCGATGAATGTCGAATATCGACCGGACCTCGTCGGACTCGGCTTCGACGACGGTACGCTCATCGGCCTTCACCTCCGGGTCGCGTGAAAGCCTTTGAAGCTCGTCGGTGAAGAGTTTGAGCTCTTCGCTTGTGATGAGCTGATCGATAGTCAGATAGCCCGTG
Proteins encoded in this region:
- the thpD gene encoding ectoine hydroxylase, which translates into the protein MTAVSAATATTDLYPTRSGETTEVLPRTGPIVFGSPEGGPLEAADLKHFEDTGYLTIDQLITSEELKLFTDELQRLSRDPEVKADERTVVEAESDEVRSIFDIHRTNEIFRKIANDPRLVDRARQILGTDVYIHQSRINYKPGFVGKEFSWHSDFETWHAEDGMPTPRAVSLSLSLTDNYSFNGPLMIMPGSHKRYISCVGGTPEDNYRKSLIMQGAGTPDRQTLSDFADEYGIDVLEGAAGGAIMFDSNCMHASNGNVTPFSRSNIFIVYNSLENTCVEPFAAPKPRPEFVGSTDFTPAGR